In Engraulis encrasicolus isolate BLACKSEA-1 unplaced genomic scaffold, IST_EnEncr_1.0 scaffold_25_np1212, whole genome shotgun sequence, the following are encoded in one genomic region:
- the pex13 gene encoding peroxisome biogenesis factor 13, whose protein sequence is MQQPPPKPWERRIPGAINAPLSYRSTDFGSAVPIAGPSTSAPAGLTRIAPPLPPRPVQQSYRPAFGSYPSSHGLYGTSMYGGYSPYGYGGYGMGGGAMGYSRFGAEETPPSRFVQQAEESSRRAFQSIESIVQAFSSVSMMMDATFSAVYNSFRAVLDVANHFSRLRAHFAKVLSAFALVRTLRYLYRRLQRLLGLRQDGEVEDLWADSEASAAAVALSSAASGGRAGDAPGDSQVKSWPIFLFFAVVLGGPYLIWRLLRSAEGPEDAATNWASGEDDHVVARAEYDFTAASEEEISVQTGDMLNLAPKEQQPRIRGWLLASLDGQTTGLVPANYVKILGKRRGRRQAEQERLAQQQQQAASFSAPQSDLTSVSVSASASGTSPASMLPPSCPEDMLEAVFRDTPVPRSPTIGTSAVTASDKMDLL, encoded by the exons ATGCAGCAACCACCTCCTAAACCATGGGAGAGACGAATTCCCGGAGCAATTAATGCGCCTCTGAGCTATCG TTCCACAGACTTTGGGTCAGCAGTACCGATCGCTGGTCCATCCACCTCCGCTCCTGCAGGTCTAACGCGGATAGCCCCTCCTCTGCCTCCCAGACCTGTCCAGCAGTCCTACCGGCCAGCGTTCGGCTCCTACCCCTCCTCCCACGGCCTCTATGGCACCTCCATGTATGGTGGTTACAGCCCCTATGGCTACGGGGGCTACGGCATGGGCGGAGGCGCTATGGGGTACAGTCGCTTCGGTGCGGAGGAGACACCACCCAGCCGCTTTGTGCAGCAG GCGGAGGAGAGCAGCCGGCGTGCGTTCCAGTCCATCGAGAGCATCGTGCAGGCCTTCTCGTCGGTCAGCATGATGATGGACGCCACCTTCTCGGCCGTCTACAACAGCTTCCGCGCCGTGCTGGACGTGGCCAACCACTTCTCGCGCCTGCGCGCCCACTTTGCCAAGGTGCTGTCGGCCTTTGCGCTGGTGCGCACGCTGCGCTACCTGTACCGCCGGCTGCAAAGGCTCCTGGGACTGCGGCaggatggggaggtggaggacCTGTGGGCGGACAGCGAGGCCAGCGCGGCGGCTGTTGCCCTGTCGTCTGCCGCCAGCGGGGGGAGGGCTGGTGACGCGCCGGGAGACTCCCAGGTGAAGTCCTGGCCCATCTTCCTGTTCTTCGCAGTAGTGCTGGGTGGGCCATATCTCATCTGGAGGCTGCTGAGGTCTGCTGAGGGCCCAGAGGATGCAG CCACCAACTGGGCCAGTGGCGAGGATGACCATGTGGTGGCCAGGGCAGAGTACGACTTCACGGCTGCCTCCGAGGAGGAGATCTCCGTCCAGACCGGAGACATGCTGAATCTCGCACCCAAAG AGCAACAGCCTCGTATTCGCGGCTGGCTTCTGGCCAGTCTTGACGGCCAGACCACCGGCCTGGTGCCCGCCAACTACGTGAAGATCCTGGGCAAGAGGAGGGGCAGGAGGCAAGCGGAGCAGGAGAGGCTggcacagcagcaacagcaggcgGCATCCTTCTCTGCCCCTCAATCTGACCTcacctctgtctccgtctctgcatCAGCATCTGGCACCAGCCCGGCCTCGATGCTGCCCCCTAGCTGTCCGGAAGACATGCTGGAGGCGGTGTTTCGAGACACGCCCGTTCCACGCTCCCCCACGATAGGCACGTCAGCAGTCACGGCATCAGACAAGATGGATCTGTTATAG